A stretch of Vulpes lagopus strain Blue_001 chromosome 20, ASM1834538v1, whole genome shotgun sequence DNA encodes these proteins:
- the LOC121479342 gene encoding keratin-associated protein 19-4-like produces the protein MSYYYGNYCGGLGYGLGGFGSLGYGYGSGYGLGGFGGYGCGWILKGNEAHVLWFTTPTLREYKSPGTGGDIHSQETHLQHQTKSLGTDTMSYYYGNYCGGLGYGLGGFGGLGYGYGSIYGLGGYGYGCGCFRPFYRRYWSSGFY, from the exons ATGAGCTACTACTACGGCAACTACTGTGGTGGCCTTGGCTATGGCCTTGGTGGTTTTGGTAGCCTGGGCTATGGTTATGGTTCGGGCTATGGTCTTGGAGGCTTTGGTGGTTATGGCTGTGG ATGGATTTTAAAAGGGAATGAAGCTCATGTGTTGTGGTTTACCACACCCACATTGAGGGAGTATAAAAGTCCAGGTACAGGTGGTGATATTCATTCTCAAGAAACTCACCTTCAACATCAAACCAAATCCTTAGGTACTGACACAATGAGCTACTACTACGGCAACTACTGTGGTGGCCTTGGCTATGGCCTTGGTGGCTTTGGTGGCCTGGGCTATGGCTATGGTTCCATCTATGGCCTTGGAGGCTATGGTTATGGCTGTGGCTGCTTTCGTCCTTTCTATAGAAGATACTGGTCCTCTGGATTTTACTGA